The sequence GATGCAGCTGGGGTTCCATGGTGTAATGGTCAGCACTCTGGGCTCTGAATCCAGCGATCCGAGTTCAAATCTCGGTGGAACCTTTCTTCTTGCCAATGCAAATGatttgtgtgtgagagcgagagcacTTCTTTCACATTTGCCACAAAGTGCAAATTGACTTCATAATTTCTCAACCGCCTCAAcggccactgcaattcacattgctcagcctctgctgctggctgcctgcacACGCAGCATTTTGCCATCCTGTGGGCCCTGCTCTTTAACTTCTGTGTTGAAAGGCGGCACCAGTTTGCCTGCCACAGCAACTGCTATTCGACTGTAGTCAGAGAATCTTTGTtcaagcaaccttttgtgtgcgtGTTGAGAAAAGACTGCAGCCAGCTCAACCTTTCAACAGCCTTGGTTCCATGGTGTAACGGTGAGCACTCTGGACTTTGAATCCAGCGATCCGAGTTCAAATCTCGGTGGAGCCAGTACTCTGCTTGTCCACATCTTTATTAAATTGGGGACAGCTGAGAAAAAGATCAGAAAGGCAGGCAGGGCTGCTGTCCATGGGCATTTTCTGCCTTTCAGCTCAATGTCTTATTGAGCGATTGTCCACTCGGTTTGATGTGGTCACACCAGCCGAAACATTTGCTGCGTGGTCGCTGCCTTTTCCTGCGCGGCGCTGTGGGTGCTTGTGAACTTGCCACTCTGCTCCAAACTCAAGTGCAGGCAAGGCACTTGTCACTTCAATTGACTCCTTCAACACGACCATttttatctattcctttcatgcAAAGCATCGTGCGTGAATACCTTTGCAATGTTTGTACACTGATCCCGAGGCAGCATTGCAATACTCGGGGAAAACGGCTTCAGCGGCGCTGGGAGCGGCTGCTTGTCTGCACCGCTTtcatttgcacagcagtcaaaccGAGTCAGAGGCTGAGTGACAGAGATGAAGTAACGCTTGAGATAATAATCCAGGCAAGGCTGAACGTCGGAGATTACATTTTCAAGTGCTTCCCATTCTGCTCATGGGAAAGACGTGCGCGTATTCTTGAGGGTCAGTCAGCCACACACATTGTGCAATTTGCAGTACGGTAGCGCCTCACAAACTATCTTGCTTGCCCATTGATCCCATTCGCTGGAGTCACTGTGCAACTTTTGCTTGCAGTATTCCAGCTGGCTCTCACAGCTGAGCCTGACATGATTCAGCGACGCTGCTCTGAGCCCTCAGCAAAACGGGACACTGGCCCCTGTGAAACCTGATGACTTGTCCCAATACCCCCCgcggtggcttgggggggggggggtgaatagattGGGTGTCATCTTTGAGGAATGTGTCCCGTCACATCTTTGCATAACAATGTTTGCACACAATCAGACTCTCTTGTCGCACCCGCTGTGTCTTTGCACATTCAACGAAAGAGGTAAACTTGTTTGAGTGAAAATTTGCAGCCCAATGCTGCAGCTGGGGTTCCATGGTGTAATGGTCAGCACTCTGGGCTCTGAATCCAGCGATCCGAGTTCAAATCTCGGTGGAACCTTTCTTCTTGCCAATGCAAATGatttgtgtgtgagagcgagagcacTTCTTTCACATTTGCCACAAAGTGCAAATTGACTTCATAATTTCTCAACCGCCTCAAcggccactgcaattcacattgctcagcctctgctgctggctgcctgcacACGCAGCATTTTGCCATCCTGTGGGCCCTGCTCTTTAACTTCTGTGTTGAAAGGCGGCACCAGTTTGCCTGCCACAGCAACTGCTATTCGACTGTAGTCAGAGAATCTTTGTtcaagcaaccttttgtgtgcgtGTTGAGAAAAGACTGCAGCCAGCTCAACCTTTCAACAGCCTTGGTTCCATGGTGTAACGGTGAGCACTCTGGACTTTGAATCCAGCGATCCGAGTTCAAATCTCGGTGGAGCCAGTACTCTGCTTGTCCACATCTTTATTAAATTGGGGACAGCTGAGAAAAAGATCAGAAAGGCAGGCAGGGCTGCTGTCCATGGGCATTTTCTGCCTTTCAGCTCAATGTCTTATTGAGCGATTGTCCACTCGGTTTGATGTGGTCACACCAGCCGAAACATTTGCTGCGTGGTCGCTGTCTTTTCCTGCGCGGCGCTGTGGGTGCTTGTGAACTTGCCACTCTGCTCCAAACTCAAGTGCAGGCAAGGCACTTGTCACTTCAATTGTCTCCTTCAACACGACCATTTTTATCTTTTCCTTTCATGCAAAGCATCGTTCGTGAATACCTTTGCAATGTTTGTACACTGATCCCGAGGCAGCACTGCAATACTCGGGGAATACGGCATCAGCGGCGCTGGGAGCGGCTGCTTGTCTGCACCCAGGGCCGGcttaaggtaccggcaactcgggcagtcgcccggggcgccatgtgctcgggggcgccaatcccatcacgagacaaaatcccatcacgagacaaaaCTAACTAACTTTtttgaaggagagaaaaggaaccagacgaaggaatgagagagagagagaaagagagtcagagagagagagactaaacaaactgtgagttaaaccctcacaatcttagtttgggctacaataagctgaacagccacaagtgggctgaaagcaaacttgaggagaataatgcctcagactctgagactggctcggaatttttcctcttcggagcgctgcagtttctgagctgctatgcctatttagccctcttggtggaaattggaatgcgcaccttaggtcagcgagagtcaggtattgtagattaactgggtctaattagcttcccgaaatttcattatacttctggtgctctctcgaagtgttgtttaaaaaaacacacacacaaggcagatgttgccgccgtaaatagcatttggagggagtttcttgtttctgggtactccttgccgagttaaccttatctgttaagtttatttgcaaggctgaattttgaaacctaagcgtcgtgcttattgcgtgattcagagttcgcccagacacactaggttttcaaaattcatcagttacaatacactTAAGCAACTGACTGTagtgtattgtaactgatgaattttgaaaacctagtgtgtctgggcgaactctgaatcacgcaataagcatcgacgcttaggtttcaaaattcagccttgcaaataaacttaacagataaggttaacttggcaaggagtacccagaaactccctccaaatgctatttacggcggcaaaatctgcctcgtgtgtgtgtttttttaaacaacacttcgagaggTCACCAGAAGTATAgtgaaatttcgggaagctaattagacccagttagttaatctacaatacctgactctatTATAAAATGTAGAGTTTTATAACTCTTCTAatagagtcaggtattgtagattaactaactgggtctaattagcttcccgaaatttcattatacttctggtgctctgtcgaagtgttgtttaaaaaaacacacacacgaggCAGACTTTGCCGCCGTAAAgagcatttggagggagtttctgggtactccttgccgagttaaccttatctgttaagtttatttgcaaggctgaatattgaaacctaagcgtcgatgcttattgcgtgattcagagttcgcccagacacactaggttttcaaaattcatcagttacaatacatttaagcaactgactgaccctgactatattttatattatctgaatctgatttacattgacttacatagaatttacagtgcagaaggaggccattcggcccatcgagtctgcaccggctcttggaaagagcaccctaccccctatccaaggtcaacacctccaccctatccccattacccagtaaccccacccaacactaagggcaattttggatactaagggcaatttatcatggccaatccacctaacctgcacatctttggactgtgggaggaaaccggagcactcggaggaaacccacgcacacacggggaggatgtgcagactccgcacagacagtgacccagccggaatcgaacctgggaccctggagctgtgaagcgattgtgctatccacaaggctaccgtgctgcccctgatgttgacgcaatgacattgacacacggacaaatcacaataacgtgaagagcattatatgaagaaaacccacactggtggtaaacagatttattctgaacAGTTCCTCATCAGACTGGAACAAAAATACCAGTATtttacactcaccaacaatatatatatatatatatatatgtatatactatacatatatattatattccattttagatttgttttattattttcctaGATAGCAAATGCCTCCAAAAAAGTTATCCGgctatgaaaacagaaaaagacGTCTTCAACAAGAAGAAGCAGCCAGGAAACACCCAAAGCTATCAAGTTTTTTCAGTCCTAAGTCTAACAGTGGGGACAATGCAGGCTCAACTTCTTCAGCTACATCTATCTCTCCAGATTTGTCATCTAATGATTGTGAAGTCAAACCAACTGAAGATACTGTACTTTCTGAAGGAAAGAACAATTGCATGCATGAATTAAAACATCAAGATCACAATTGTAATGCTGTTGACGACTTAGGCAATAATGTCACAGCAGGTAATACTGAGAATGTTGAAAGTAAATTTGAAAACTCCCCCAAAAGAAATATCAACTACAATGATCCAGCACACTGGCCAGATGAATTATCAATGGCTGAAAGTGATCACATCATTATGAATGGGCCGCATCCTATTAATAAACAGTACAATTTTCCAAAAGATGCAAATAAACGTAGTTTCTCTGTGACAATGATGTATAGGAAAATAAACAACGGTGAGAATTTTCTTAGAAGGTGGCTTATTTATTCAGAGAGCACCAAtaaaatttattgtttttgttgcaaaatttttggcttctcaaataagtcattgttaggaaaatctggaattaatgactGGAAGCATGCTCATGAATATTTGCAGTCACATGAAAATGCAGTACATCATCTGGAATGTCTTAAGAAGTAGTTTGAAACATCACTGCGATTGCAGACTAATAAATCTATTGATAAGGGGATGCAGTCACGAGTGGGAAAAGAACGAGAGCATTGGTGTAAAGTTTTGGAACGTTTAATGAGCATCACTCTGTATTTAGCTGAACATAATTTGGCTTTCAGAGGAACTTCAGACACATTATTTACACCGCACAATGGGAATTTTTTAGGTCTTGTCGAGCTACTTGGAAAATATGATCTGACAATGAGTGAACATTTACGTCGGGTTGTGTCTAAAGAAACTCACATTCACTATTGCGgaaaaaatgttcagaatgaaataatcaatttgttgggaaatgctgttcaggAAAATATATTAAACCGAGCTAAAGAAGCCAAATATTTTAGTCTTATCTAAGACTGTACGCCAGATATAAGTCATGTGGAGCAGCTTTCATTTACAATACGATTTTTAGATGTAGAAGACATTTCAATAAAGGAACATTTTGTTAACTATAAACCAGTTATAGATACTACAGGCAAAGGATTATATGAAAGTATACTTGATTTTCTGAGAGCGAGCGAGCTAGAATTACATAACTGCAGAGGTCAGGGCTATGATAATGGTTCAAATATGAAAGGAAAGAATAAAGGGGTTCAGGCACGGATCATGAAAGAAAATCCACAGGCGTTTTATATGCCATGTGGATGTCATAGCCTAAACTTAGTGGTTGGTGACAGGGCAACAAGTTGCCGGGAATCCACTTCATTTTTTGGTACTGTCCAGCgcatatatattttgttttctgcctctccttgcCGATGGCATGCACTGAAAAAACATGTTAAATGCCTCACTGCAAAACCTTTATGCGAGACTAGATGGGAGTGCAGATTAGAATGTGTCAAAGCCATTAAATATGAAATTATAGTAATCCGAGAAGCTCTTTATGAACTTTCAGAAATGCCTGCTTCTGATCCTGCAATGCGACATGAAGCAGAGACTCTTGTAACACAAATAGATTACAGTTTTCTAGTGATGCTGAATGTCTGGTACGATGACTTAGGCAGAGTAAATGTTGTCAGTAAAACTATGCAGAACACCTCTGTGGAAATGTCTACCGCAgtttcattaatgaataatgtcactgattacttaattgattatcgtgcaaatggatatgaaaaagcactagagtcagcaaaagaattagctacagaattagatgtagagcccattttcagaagtaaaagaataagcagaaaaaggaagctgtttgaatatgagtgcattgacgagcttccaaatgcagatgacccagaaaaaagatttcataatcatgtgttcaatgtaatactcgacagagctattaattctttatcagagagatttgaacagttacaaagtttcaataacacatggggatttttaaataacctaaaagatctgccagataaaagtaaactcaaagtagcatgtcaaggtttggaggataagttaaagtaccaagaaaatagtgatattaatggatgtgatctcttgactgaactggatattgcaaaagaaTTATTTCCTGAAGATGTAAAGCTTCCAATAGAAGCCGTTAGGTTCATAAACATTAATAAGTTACCGGCTGTCATGCCAAATCTGTGGGTTGCATTAAGAATAATGCTTATAATACCTATTACTGTGGCCACCGGAGAGAGAAGCTTTAGTAAACTGAAGCTTACAAAGACATACTTACGGTCGTCCATGACTCAAGACAGATTAAATTCTTTGGCAATTTTGTCAATAGAACATGATCTTGTAAAGAAGATAGATATAGAAAGTGCCATGAAAAGATTTGCAGATCTAAAGGCTagaaaaaaatgttttaggtaggataataaatgttttccagcgtcactgtctgtgcggagtctgcacgtcctccccgtttctgcttgggtttcctcccggttctccggtttcctcccacagtccaaagatgtgcgggttaggtggattggccatgctaaattgcccgtagtgtcctaaaaagtaaggttgggggggggggggggctgggttgttgggttacgggtatggggtggatgcgtgggtttgagtggggtgatcattgctcggcacaacatcgagggccgaagggcctgttctgtgctgtactgttctatgttctatgttctatctgttcatttgttcatactttttattaggagcaaattcgttacagctacagtttttatcatcgtgaacttacggaatatagtatgcttatcagtttgttcagattctgtgcagatttgaatgcctcgattttgtaatattgtaataaactctttattctacattttcagtttttctccttgtgaaaatttaaaaaaaatttatacttgtaagggcgccgaagttcagcttgcccggggcgccagcaactctAGGGCCGGCACTGTCTGCACCGCTTtcatttgcacagcagtcaaaccGAGTCAGTGGCTGAGTGACAGAGATGAAGTAACGCTTGAGATAATAATCCAGGCAAGGCTGAACGTCGGAGATTACATTTTCATGTGCTTCCCATTCTGCTCATGGGAAAGACGTGCGCGTATTCTTGAGGGTCAGTCAGCCACACACATTGTGCAATTTGCAGTACGGTAGCGCCTCACAAACTATCTTGCTTGCCCATTGATCACATTCGCTGGAGTCACTGTGCAACTTTTGCTTGCAGTATTCCAGCTGGCTCTCACAGCTGAGCCTGACATGATTCAGCGACGCTGCTCTGAGCCCTCAGCAAAACGGGACACTGGCCCCTGTGAAACCTGATGACTTGTCCCAATACCCCCCGCGGTGGCTTGGGGGTGTTAATAGATTGGGTGTCATCTTTGAGGAATGTGTCCCGTCACATCTTTGCATAACAATGTTTGCACACAATCAGACTCTCTTGTCGCACCCGCTGTGTCTTTGCACATTCAACGAAAGAGGTAAACTTGTTTGAGTGAAAATTTGCAGCCCAATGCTGCAGCTGGGGTTCCATGGTGTAATGGTCAGCACTCTGGGCTCTGAATCCAGCGATCCGAGTTCAAATCTCGGTGGAACCTTTCTTCTTGCCAATGCAAATGatttgtgtgtgagagcgagagcacTTCTTTCACATTTGCCACAAAGTGCAAATTGACTTCATAATTTCTCAACCGCCTCAAcggccactgcaattcacattgctcagcctctgctgctggctgcctgcacACGCAGCATTTTGCCATCCTGTGGGCCCTGCTCTTTAACTTCTGTGTTGAAAGGCGGCACCAGTTTGCCTGCCACAGCAACTGCTATTCGACTGTAGTCAGAGAATCTTTGGtcaagcaaccttttgtgtgcgtGTTGAGAAAAGACTGCAGCCAGCTCAACCTTTCAACAGCCTTGGTTCCATGGTGTAACGGTGAGCACTCTGGACTTTGAATCCAGCGATCCGAGTTCAAATCTCGGTGGAGCCAGTACTCTGCGTGTCCACATCTTTATTAAATTGGGGACAGCTGAGAAAAAGAACAGAAAGGCAGGCAGGGCTGCTGTCCATGGGCATTTTCTGCCGTTCAGCTCAATGTCTTATTGAGCGATTGTCCACTCGGTTTGATGTGGTCACACCAGCCGAAACATTTGCTGCGTGGTTGCTGTCTTTTCCTGCACGGTTGCTGTCTTTTCCTGCACGGCGCTGTGGGTGCTTGTGAACTTGCCACTCTGCTCCAAACTCAATTGCAGGCAAGGCACATGTCACTTCAATTGTCTCCTTCAACACGACCACTTTTATCTTTTCCTTTGATGCCAAGCATCGTGTGTGAATACCTTTGCAATGTTTGTACACTGATCCCGAGGCAGCATTGCAATACTCGGGGAAAACGGCTTCAGCGGCGCTGGGAGCGGCTGCTTGTCTGCACCGCTTtcatttgcacagcagtcaaaccGAGTCAGAGGCTGAGTGACAGAGATGAAGTAACGCTTGAGATAATAATCCAGGCAAGGCTGAACGTCGGAGATTACATTTTCAAGTGCTTCCCATTCTGCTCATGGCAAGACGTGCGCGTATTCTTGAGGGTCAGTCAGCCACACACATTGTGCAATTTGCAGTACGGTAGCGCCTCACAAACTATCTTGCTTGCCCATTGATCCCATTCGCTGGAGTCACTGTGCAACTTTTGCTTGCAGTATTCCAGCTGGCTCTCACAGCTGAGCCTGACATGATTCAGCGACGCTGCTCTGAGCCCTCAGCAAAACGGGACACTGGCCCCTGTGAAACCTGATGACTTGTCCCAATACCCCCCgcggtggcttgggggggggggtgaatagattGGGTGTCATCTTTGAGGAATGTGTCCCGTCACATCTTTGCATAACAATGTTTGCACACAATCAGACTCTCTTGTCGCACCCGCTGTGTCTTTGCACATTCAACGAAAGAGGTAAACTTGTTTGAGTGAAAATTTGCAGCCAATGCTGCAGCTGGGGTTCCATGGTGTAATGGTCAGCACTCTGGGCTCTGAATCCAGCGATCCGAGTTCAAATCTCGGTGGAACCTTTCTTCTTGCCAATGCAAATGatttgtgtgtgagagcgagagcacTTCTTTCACATTTGCCACAAAGTGCAAATTGACTTCATAATTTCTCAACCGCCTCAAcggccactgcaattcacattgctcagcctctgctgctggctgcctgcacACGCAGCATTTTGCCATCCTGTGGGCCCTGCTCTTTAACTTCTGTGTTGAAAGGCGGCACCAGTTTGCCTGCCACAGCAACTGCTATTCG comes from Scyliorhinus canicula chromosome 29, sScyCan1.1, whole genome shotgun sequence and encodes:
- the LOC119958472 gene encoding zinc finger MYM-type protein 5-like is translated as MPPKKLSGYENRKRRLQQEEAARKHPKLSSFFSPKSNSGDNAGSTSSATSISPDLSSNDCEVKPTEDTVLSEGKNNCMHELKHQDHNCNAVDDLGNNVTAGNTENVESKFENSPKRNINYNDPAHWPDELSMAESDHIIMNGPHPINKQYNFPKDANKRSFSVTMMYRKINNGENFLRRWLIYSESTNKIYCFCCKIFGFSNKSLLGKSGINDWKHAHEYLQSHENAVHHLECLKK